From a single Pelmatolapia mariae isolate MD_Pm_ZW linkage group LG20, Pm_UMD_F_2, whole genome shotgun sequence genomic region:
- the si:rp71-17i16.5 gene encoding phosphatidylinositol 4,5-bisphosphate 3-kinase catalytic subunit gamma isoform, which produces MDAAVNRPTRPRSLDSVRRLSTQGCFENTLKFICEFKPGDEDQDISTGCEPISVTLPAQCSVYQLRLRICMEAQEQNCHPDPFAILDPEKYSLLYARGGDWYEAYDDCQVIRTLDIPWLRNDPHCLSAHIIVKPPVAVDPEENEKQQQCLTYLIGHDLEKEASDRLGELTFTRRKLASARKQELKKRDDKLYATEPWITHTALPEELQEWQNRDFPVTFHYISRISFSIKADLSTTPELLLKVFERVMNDRGLKYDGPDNLVLKVAGREEFLTGDYALNDFLWVRQCLKTNQELHLFVVPVSQLPSEAVKFVDWPLVDGFSGQFSSHNDLSLKGKDLDDIFMISLWDCNRNFRVKLLGFDIPQLPSKCPQSVYVEASILHGNKVLSSVSSIPKPFSDEVLWNEWLDFDVLLRDLPRGAKLGLTINESPSDMSAATKVSSPSSNKTIDLLKGRGKVLYFVNLLLIDHRSVLSQGSYTLHMWPHPGLDDEAITYQADKLSTATNPDIADSMAISFLLDRYSFPVVVPNTVTNSECSNSRERGTDESHVPPPLPIKRYSLPANSLSDNVTLKSPTTAINTKKPCLRRFREESVRYASSLPQYLRNVDWMNRNSVEDVHWLLGYWQPEELDVTVALELLSMDFADEFVRRLAVKRLESLSNDDVLKYLLQLVQILKVEPYHDSFLARYLIQRALRSKRIGHFFFWYVRSEVAGCPYFRQRMAVILEAYLLGCGQAMLDSFTQQVQAVEALQEVAVIIKNLYPDKTNLDSTTPLRLQELLRDSNLPNEFLLPFDPRIKCGRILLNKCKVMASKKKPLWLEFSPMPSPTSATPVGIIFKEGDDLRQDMLVIQALVLMDSIWKEKSLDLNLVPYGCISTGHNIGMIEIVRNATTIAAVQRSQGGATGAFKNNALFEWLKSKCPLQEIHFKNVERFVNSCAGYCVATYVLGIGDRHNDNIMIREDGNLFHIDFGHILGNRKHFLGVKRERAPFVLTPDFLYVMGRVDGRNSLYFQRFRDTCTEAYLSLRSHSRLLVTLFSLMLLTGIPELSAAEDMRYLRVALQEEQNEADAREHFLQQISECEKLGWTVQANFWIHMMGGIK; this is translated from the exons ATGGATGCTGCTGTGAATCGGCCAACCCGGCCACGCTCTTTAGACAGTGTAAGAAGACTGTCTACCCAAGGCTGCTTTGAGAACACCCTGAAGTTTATTTGTGAGTTTAAGCCTGGTGATGAGGATCAAGATATCAGCACGGGCTGCGAGCCGATATCAGTCACCCTCCCTGCACAGTGCAGTGTCTACCAATTGAGGCTCCGCATCTGTATGGAG GCACAGGAGCAAAACTGCCACCCAGACCCTTTTGCAATATTGGACCCCGAGAAATACAGCCTGCTCTATGCCAGGGGTGGCGACTGGTATGAAGCCTACGATGACTGTCAGGTTATCAGGACATTAGACATTCCATGGTTACGTAATGACCCTCATTGCCTATCAGCACACATAATAGTAAAACCACCTGTGGCAGTTGATCCAGAGGAGAACgagaaacagcagcagtgccTGACTTATCTGATCGGACATGACCTGGAGAAAGAAGCATCTGATAGACTTGGTGAGCTCACCTTCACCCGTCGGAAACTGGCATCTGCTAGGAAACAAGAGCTGAAGAAACGGGATGACAAGTTGTATGCCACAGAGCCTTGGATAACGCATACCGCCTTACCAGAAGAACTACAAGAATGGCAGAACAGAGACTTTCCTGTCACCTTCCACTACATAAGCAGGATCAGCTTCAGCATAAAGGCTGACCTCAGCACAACACCAGAACTTCTTCTTAAAGTTTTTGAAAGGGTGATGAATGACCGAGGGCTTAAATACGACGGGCCTGATAATCTCGTGTTGAAAGTTGCAGGCAGGGAGGAGTTTTTAACTGGAGACTACGCCCTGAACGATTTCCTCTGGGTGCGACAGTGCCTGAAAACCAACCAAGAGCTTCACCTCTTTGTTGTCCCTGTGTCGCAGCTTCCCTCAGAGGCTGTCAAATTTGTGGACTGGCCACTTGTTGATGGTTTTAGTGGCCAGTTCAGTTCCCACAATGATCTCAGCCTTAAAGGGAAGGATTTGGATGACATCTTCATGATATCCTTGTGGGACTGCAACAGAAATTTCAGAGTCAAATTGCTTGGATTTGATATCCCACAACTTCCAAGCAAATGCCCTCAGTCTGTTTATGTTGAAGCATCCATACTCCATGGTAACAAGGTCCTCTCTTCAGTGTCCTCCATTCCCAAGCCCTTTTCAGATGAAGTGCTGTGGAATGAGTGGCTGGACTTTGATGTTCTCCTTAGGGATCTGCCACGCGGAGCTAAGCTGGGTCTCACTATTAACGAAAGTCCTAGTGACATGTCTGCAGCAACAAAAGTGTCATCGCCTTCAAGCAACAAAACAATAGACTTGCTGAAAGGGAGAGGAAAAGTGCTCTACTTTGTCAACCTACTCCTCATAGATCACAG GTCTGTTCTGAGCCAGGGGTCCTACACACTGCACATGTGGCCACACCCTGGCCTGGATGATGAGGCCATCACCTACCAAGCAGACAAGCTGTCAACTGCCACTAACCCAGACATAGCTGACTCCATGGCTATCAGCTTCCTTTTAGACCGCTACAGCTTTCCTGTGGTTGTCCCAAATACTGTTACCAACTCTGAATGTTCCAACTCCAGAGAACGTGGCACTGATGAATCTCATGTCCCCCCACCCTTGCCTATCAAAAGATATTCTTTGCCAGCAAACTCACTGAGTGACAATGTAACTCTCAAATCCCCAACTACAGCCATCAATACCAAAAAGCCATGCCTCAGAAGGTTTCGGGAGGAGAGTGTCCGCTATGCCTCCAGTCTACCCCAGTACTTGCGTAATGTTGACTGGATGAACCGCAATTCGGTCGAAGATGTCCACTGGCTACTGGGATACTGGCAACCCGAGGAACTGGATGTAACAGTGGCATTGGAGCTACTAAGCATGGATTTTGCAGACGAGTTTGTCAGGAGACTGGCAGTGAAGAGACTGGAGAGTCTGTCTAATGATGATGTGCTGAAGTATTTGCTTCAGCTTGTGCAG ATCCTAAAAGTGGAACCTTACCATGACAGTTTCCTCGCTCGGTACCTCATCCAAAGAGCTCTGCGG AGCAAAAGAATCGGACACTTCTTCTTCTGGTACGTTCGCAGTGAGGTAGCAGGGTGTCCGTATTTCCGACAGCGCATGGCTGTGATTCTGGAGGCCTACCTGCTGGGCTGTGGTCAGGCCATGCTCGACAGCTTCACCCAGCAGGTCCAGGCGGTGGAGGCCCTGCAGGAGGTCGCTGTCATCATTAAAAACCTGTACCCTGACAAGACCAACCTTGATTCTACAA CTCCCCTCCGGCTTCAGGAACTTCTTAGAGACAGTAACCTGCCAAATGAATTCTTGCTGCCCTTTGACCCTCGCATTAAATGTGGAAGGATCCTG CTCAATAAATGCAAAGTAATGGCCTCAAAGAAGAAGCCTCTGTGGCTGGAGTTCTCTCCCATGCCATCGCCTACCTCTGCCACACCTGTTGGAATAATCTTCAAAGAGGGGGATGACCTCAGACAGGATATGCTGGTCATTCAG GCACTGGTTCTGATGGACTCCATCTGGAAGGAGAAATCCCTGGACCTCAATCTTGTTCCATATGGCTGCATCTCCACTGGACACAACATAG GTATGATTGAGATTGTGAGGAATGCAACAACGATCGCTGCGGTCCAGAGGAGCCAAGGAGGAGCAACTGGAGCCTTCAAAAATAATGCTCTGTTTGAGTGGCTCAAGTCCAAGTGTCCACTCCAGGAAATT CACTTCAAGAACGTGGAGAGATTTGTGAATTCCTGTGCTGGTTACTGTGTGGCCACATATGTACTGGGTATAGGCGATCGacacaatgacaacatcatGATCAGAGAAGACG GGAACTTGTTTCACATTGACTTCGGACACATCCTGGGTAACAGGAAGCACTTTCTTGGCGTGAAAAGGGAGCGAGCACCTTTCGTCCTCACACCTGACTTCCTGTATGTCATGGGCAGGGTCGATGGTCGCAACAGCCTCTACTTTCAGCGGTTTAGG GACACCTGCACAGAAGCATACCTCTCCCTGCGCTCCCACTCTCGTCTGTTGGTGACTCTTTTCTCCCTCATGCTGCTCACGGGCATCCCAGAGCTGAGTGCTGCAGAGGATATGCGCTACTTGCGGGTGGCGCTCCAGGAGGAGCAGAATGAGGCAGATGCCAGGGAGCACTTTCTCCAACAAATCTCTGAGTGTGAGAAGCTGGGCTGGACTGTGCAGGCCAACTTCTGGATCCACATGATGGGAGGCATCAAGTAG